The following are encoded in a window of Ictalurus punctatus breed USDA103 chromosome 13, Coco_2.0, whole genome shotgun sequence genomic DNA:
- the LOC108274181 gene encoding cytochrome c oxidase assembly factor 3 homolog, mitochondrial, with amino-acid sequence MADQEGKGKPEGEFARRIDPTKDNLTREQLQFIRQAELANWKKKSQKLRTRNVITGLAIGALVMGIYGYTFFSVSQERIMDEIDEEAKVSARIRNSKTGAN; translated from the exons ATGGCTGACCAGGAAGGTAAAGGTAAACCTGAAGGCGAATTTGCCAGGAGGATAGATCCGACCAAGGACAATCTGACACGAGAACAGCTGCAATTCATCCGGCAAGCGGAACTTGCTAACTGGAAGAAGAAAAGCCAAAAACTCCGCACCCGAAATGTCATAACCGGACTCGCCATTGGAGCCCTAGTGATGGGGATCT ATGGGTATACGTTCTTCTCTGTGTCTCAAGAAAGGATCATGGATGAGATAGATGAAGAAGCAAAGGTGTCTGCCAGGATACGAAACTCAAAGACCGGAGCAAACTAA
- the cntd1 gene encoding cyclin N-terminal domain-containing protein 1: MNNLKLNPKLAIRLSTSSLNHQRNIRFGEASFELLSDFLSTLSNQNKTSLENVSSVCGNFKDRRVVEHAFLICEEFRLDPLVAYHAIEILERFMLKHIENVLSQQKSEVCDGSVGAARGTYEELVFQSLRDKFCLFIISSMQIASKVTLHTNVIDNSSALRYLQLVGTDCPKQKILDSELLILKTLDFKVNIPNPLSYAETLLEVLGHNDPTTPVLHLHHLCRYVLQFVYLQRESIYSSLLMAVTGCLSPSPDQRAKFVPVTEDCMLLGVGVIAVAAFIYQTSAWEKVVEELTLITGISAKSIIDFTRVTVMHITKNKVK; the protein is encoded by the exons ATGAACAACCTCAAACTTAATCCCAAACTGGCCATAAGACTGTCAACATCTTCACTGAACCATCAGAGAAACATAAGATTTGGTGAAGCGTCTTTTGAGCTTTTATCAGACTTCCTGAGCACCCTTAGCAACCAAAACAAGACGAGCTTGGAGAAtgtttcaagtgtgtgtgggaatTTTAAAGACAGAAGAGTAGTTG AACATGCATTCCTTATTTGTGAGGAGTTTAGACTTGACCCTTTAGTGGCTTATCATGCCATTGAAATACTAGAGAG ATTTATGCTGAAGCACATTGAGAATGTATTATCTCAGCAGAAGAGTGAGGTGTGTGACGGCAGTGTGGGTGCAGCCAGAGGAACCTACGAAGAGCTGGTCTTTCAGAGTCTGAGAGACAAATTCTGTCTCTTCATTATTTCAAGCATGCAAATCGCCAGCAAAGTAACCCTACATACCAAT GTGATTGACAACAGTTCTGCATTGAGATACCTTCAGTTGGTTGGTACTGACTGCCCCAAACAGAAAATATTAGACTCAGAACTTCTCATCTTGAAAACTTTGGACTTCAAAGTGAACATTCCAAATCCTCTGTCATATGCGGAGACTCTCCTAGAAGTTCTTG GCCACAATGACCCgacaacacctgttttacaCCTGCATCACCTGTGCAGGTATGTTCTTCAATTTGTTTACCTGCAGAGGGAGTCAATCTACAGCTCATTACTCATGGCCGTAACTGGATGTCTCAGCCCCTCTCCAGATCAACG GGCCAAGTTTGTGCCTGTGACTGAAGATTGCATGTTGTTAGGGGTTGGAGTGATTGCTGTGGCTGCTTTCATCTACCAAACATCTGCTTGGGAGAAG GTAGTGGAAGAGCTCACTctgatcactggtatctcagcaAAGAGCATCATCGACTTTACTCGTGTGACCGTCATGCACATCACCAAGAACAAAGTAAAATAA